From Paenibacillus graminis, a single genomic window includes:
- the hemB gene encoding porphobilinogen synthase → MGFPITRHRRLRGTAGIRGMVRETILNTLDFIQPIFVTYGTGVKNEISSMPGVYHFSLDTLKAEVDEIAALGIPAVLLFGIPETKDAVGSSAFAEDGIVQEATRLIKKWYPELLVVADTCLCEFTDHGHCGMVHTHTVDGVVHGDVINDASLDLLTRTAVSQARAGADIIAPSNMMDGFVHAIRAGLDENGFEHVPIMSYSVKYASAFYGPFREAADSAPQFGNRKTYQMDPANLREAIREADSDVLEGADMLMVKPALAYLDVIRTIRDQFDLPLVAYNVSGEYSMVKAAALQGWIDEKAVVLEMLTGMKRAGADIIITYFAKDAARWLRG, encoded by the coding sequence ATGGGCTTTCCAATTACAAGACACCGCCGTTTGCGCGGGACAGCCGGAATCCGCGGTATGGTGCGGGAAACGATCCTGAATACGCTGGATTTCATCCAGCCGATATTTGTGACCTATGGAACAGGTGTAAAAAATGAAATCAGCTCCATGCCGGGGGTATACCATTTTTCACTGGATACGCTGAAGGCGGAGGTAGACGAAATCGCAGCGCTGGGCATTCCGGCTGTACTGCTGTTTGGAATTCCCGAAACCAAGGATGCGGTCGGCTCCTCTGCCTTCGCTGAGGATGGCATCGTGCAGGAAGCCACTCGTTTGATCAAAAAATGGTACCCCGAGCTGCTCGTGGTTGCGGACACCTGTCTGTGTGAATTTACGGATCACGGCCATTGCGGCATGGTTCATACCCATACGGTGGACGGTGTCGTGCACGGCGATGTGATCAATGATGCTTCGCTGGACCTGTTGACCCGCACGGCGGTGTCGCAGGCCCGGGCGGGGGCCGATATTATTGCGCCATCGAATATGATGGACGGGTTCGTGCATGCGATCCGCGCCGGATTGGATGAGAACGGATTTGAGCATGTGCCGATCATGTCGTATTCGGTAAAATATGCATCGGCCTTTTACGGCCCGTTCCGTGAAGCCGCCGACTCCGCACCGCAGTTCGGAAACCGCAAGACCTACCAGATGGACCCCGCCAACCTGCGCGAAGCTATCCGTGAAGCGGATTCCGATGTGCTGGAAGGTGCGGATATGCTAATGGTAAAACCGGCGCTGGCCTATCTGGATGTCATCCGTACGATCCGCGACCAATTTGATCTGCCGCTGGTTGCCTATAATGTGAGCGGGGAGTATTCGATGGTCAAGGCCGCAGCCCTGCAAGGCTGGATCGACGAAAAGGCTGTCGTGCTGGAGATGCTGACCGGGATGAAGCGCGCTGGTGCGGACATTATTATTACCTATTTTGCCAAAGATGCAGCCCGCTGGCTGCGCGGATAA
- the cobA gene encoding uroporphyrinogen-III C-methyltransferase — protein MTGKVYLVGAGPGDAKLITVKGLECVQKADVLVYDRLASPRLLKWMKPGGQKIYVGKLPDRHTMKQEEINQLLVDLALEGKTVVRLKGGDPTIFGRVGEEAELLRRHGILYEIVPGVTSAISVPAYAGIPVTHRDMASSLSIITGHESPDKLDHSIHWDKVTNATGTLVFLMGVAKIGYISAQLIKHGRPPETPVALVRWGTRADQETLTGTLADIEAKVKAAGFESPAVIVVGEVVLQREQLMWAEALPLFGKRIVVTRARSQASELVNRIEELGGEPYEFPVIETRMPEGAGQRADIAAALAALEEYDYVFFTSVNGVEFFWRHLAELKVDIRGLHRACIGAVGPATAAALAQRGLMAEELPGHFQAEGLLEAFAPRLQPGQKVLLPRGDLAREWLADKLRELGLEVTEVDTYETVVTGEDDIELLKLLEEKRIHAVTFTSSSTVRNFMSILQRMGLEDPLPLLAGVKIACIGPVTEQTAVEAGLTPGLLPGEATIEGLVQELCRWNESTRLK, from the coding sequence ATGACGGGGAAGGTTTATCTGGTAGGTGCGGGTCCTGGAGATGCGAAGCTGATTACGGTCAAAGGGCTGGAATGTGTCCAAAAAGCGGATGTGCTGGTGTACGACCGGCTGGCCAGTCCGCGGCTGCTGAAATGGATGAAGCCCGGCGGGCAAAAAATATACGTGGGCAAGCTTCCGGACCGCCACACGATGAAGCAAGAAGAAATCAATCAGCTGCTTGTTGATTTGGCGCTGGAGGGCAAGACGGTAGTGCGGCTGAAGGGCGGGGACCCGACGATTTTTGGCCGTGTGGGTGAAGAAGCTGAACTGCTGCGCAGACATGGCATCTTATATGAGATTGTGCCGGGTGTTACTTCGGCAATCAGTGTCCCGGCGTATGCAGGTATTCCGGTGACGCACCGGGATATGGCTTCGTCGCTATCGATCATTACAGGACATGAAAGTCCTGATAAGCTCGATCATTCCATTCACTGGGATAAAGTAACGAATGCAACGGGGACACTGGTCTTCCTGATGGGCGTCGCGAAGATTGGCTATATCAGCGCCCAGTTGATCAAGCATGGACGGCCGCCGGAGACCCCTGTTGCGCTGGTCCGCTGGGGGACCCGGGCGGATCAGGAGACGCTGACGGGTACGCTGGCCGACATTGAGGCGAAGGTGAAGGCGGCGGGTTTCGAGTCGCCGGCGGTCATTGTCGTCGGCGAGGTCGTGCTGCAGCGCGAGCAGCTCATGTGGGCAGAGGCGCTGCCGCTGTTCGGCAAGCGCATTGTGGTGACACGGGCCCGCAGCCAGGCGAGCGAGCTGGTGAACCGGATTGAGGAACTCGGCGGCGAGCCTTATGAGTTCCCGGTCATTGAGACGCGGATGCCCGAAGGCGCCGGGCAGAGGGCAGACATTGCCGCCGCGCTGGCGGCGCTGGAAGAATACGATTACGTATTCTTCACGAGCGTGAACGGCGTGGAGTTTTTTTGGCGCCACCTGGCGGAGCTGAAGGTGGACATCCGCGGGCTGCACCGCGCCTGTATCGGCGCGGTGGGTCCGGCCACAGCCGCGGCGCTGGCGCAGCGCGGGCTGATGGCTGAGGAGCTGCCTGGACACTTCCAGGCAGAGGGGCTGCTTGAAGCCTTCGCGCCAAGGCTTCAGCCGGGGCAGAAGGTGCTGCTCCCGCGCGGCGATCTGGCGCGCGAGTGGCTGGCGGACAAGCTGCGGGAGCTCGGCCTTGAAGTAACCGAGGTGGATACCTATGAGACTGTGGTGACCGGTGAGGACGATATAGAGCTGCTGAAGCTGCTGGAAGAGAAGCGGATTCATGCGGTGACTTTTACCAGTTCCTCTACGGTGCGCAACTTCATGAGCATTCTGCAGCGCATGGGGCTGGAAGATCCGCTTCCGCTGCTGGCGGGCGTCAAGATTGCCTGCATCGGTCCGGTGACCGAACAAACCGCTGTAGAGGCGGGGCTGACGCCGGGGCTTCTTCCCGGGGAAGCGACGATAGAAGGACTGGTGCAGGAACTGTGCCGCTGGAACGAAAGCACGAGGCTGAAATAG
- the hemC gene encoding hydroxymethylbilane synthase produces MRKIIVGSRQSALALTQTGQVIADLERLSGEHGFGFTFEVHKIVTKGDRILDVTLSKVGGKGLFVKEIEQAMLAREIDMAVHSMKDMPSELPEGLMNGAVPKRVDPRDCLISSSGLPLEGLPQGARVGTSSLRRSSQLAALRPDLKIEPVRGNIDSRLRKLESGEFDAILLAAAGLSRMGWEDRVTAYLPPEVCLPAVGQGALGIECRADDDELRKLLALYNDEQTALTVAAERTFLGALNGGCQVPIGAFAVLDAEAAESASSKLITLTGMVGTPDGSVVLKETCSGHDPVLLGEEVARKLIARGAEQILADARG; encoded by the coding sequence ATGAGGAAGATTATTGTAGGCAGCAGACAAAGTGCGCTGGCGCTCACGCAAACGGGGCAGGTGATCGCAGATCTGGAGCGGCTGAGCGGGGAGCATGGGTTTGGGTTTACTTTTGAGGTGCATAAGATTGTTACCAAAGGCGACCGGATTCTGGATGTAACGCTGTCCAAGGTGGGCGGCAAGGGGTTGTTTGTGAAGGAAATCGAGCAGGCGATGCTGGCCCGTGAGATTGATATGGCTGTACATAGTATGAAGGATATGCCCTCTGAATTGCCGGAGGGCTTGATGAACGGTGCGGTTCCTAAGCGTGTGGACCCCCGGGATTGTCTGATTTCGAGCAGCGGACTTCCGCTCGAAGGGCTGCCGCAAGGAGCGCGTGTAGGCACAAGCAGTCTGCGCCGCTCGAGTCAGCTTGCAGCGCTGCGGCCTGATCTGAAAATCGAGCCGGTACGCGGCAACATCGACTCGCGGCTGCGCAAGCTGGAGAGTGGTGAATTCGACGCGATCCTGCTGGCGGCAGCAGGATTATCGCGGATGGGCTGGGAGGACCGGGTGACGGCATATTTGCCGCCGGAGGTCTGTCTGCCCGCTGTTGGTCAAGGGGCACTCGGGATCGAGTGCCGGGCTGATGACGACGAGCTGCGGAAGCTGCTGGCGTTATATAATGACGAGCAGACAGCGTTGACGGTGGCCGCGGAGCGGACTTTTCTCGGGGCGCTGAATGGCGGCTGCCAGGTGCCGATTGGTGCTTTTGCGGTACTGGATGCGGAAGCTGCGGAGTCTGCCTCATCCAAGCTGATTACTTTGACAGGAATGGTGGGAACTCCCGACGGCTCGGTCGTCCTGAAAGAAACCTGCAGCGGGCATGATCCGGTGCTGTTGGGAGAAGAGGTTGCTCGGAAGCTTATTGCCAGAGGAGCAGAACAGATTTTGGCAGATGCAAGGGGATGA